Proteins co-encoded in one Astyanax mexicanus isolate ESR-SI-001 chromosome 1, AstMex3_surface, whole genome shotgun sequence genomic window:
- the LOC125780454 gene encoding zinc finger protein 501-like — protein MHSTRTVHKLLEKGKNMESTKISNTQPILCPTRSKKMQKSTFKKKTHHCSDCGKSFSYQNSLKLHQRIHTGEKPYHCSDCGKSFSYQNSLKLHQRIHTGEKPYHCSDCGKSFNQQSTLQQHQRIHTGEKQYHCSDCGKSFSRQSHLQQHQRIHTGEKQYHCSDCGKSFSRQGSLQQHQRIHTGEKPYHCSDCGKSFNQQSHLRRHQRIHTGEKLYHCSECGKSFSRQSHLQRHQHIHTGEKLYHCSDCGKSFSYQSNLQQHQRIHTGEKPYRCSDCGNSFNQKIHLQIHQRIHTGEKPYHCSDCGKNFRHQSHLLQHQRIHTGNKPYYCFKCEKSFMYSRSLEKHNCSKNSYKTAQ, from the coding sequence ATGCACTCAACAAGAACAGTTCACAAACTACTAGAAAAGGGGAAGAACATGGAATCCACAAAAATCTCCAATACTCAGCCAATACTCTGTCCTACCCGTtccaaaaaaatgcagaaaagtaccTTCAAGAAAAaaactcaccactgctcagactgtgggaagagttttagttacCAGAATTCCCtcaaactacaccagcgcatccacactggagagaaaccgtatcactgctcagactgtgggaagagttttagttacCAGAATTCCCtcaaactacaccagcgcattcacactggagagaaaccgtatcactgctcagactgtggaaaaagttttaatcaacagagtactctccaacaacaccagcgcattcacactggagagaaacaatatcactgctcagactgtggaaagagttttagtcgtcagagtcatctccaacaacaccagcgcattcacactggagagaaacaatatcactgctcagactgtgggaagagttttagtcggCAGGGTagtctccaacaacaccagcgcattcacactggcgagaaaccgtatcactgctcagactgtgggaagagttttaatcaacaaagTCATCTCcgacgacaccagcgcattcacactggagagaaactgtatcactgctcagagtgtggaaagagttttagtcgtcagagtcatctccaacgacaccagcacattcacactggagagaaactgtatcactgctcagactgtgggaagagttttagttatCAGAgtaatctccaacaacaccagcgcattcacactggagagaaaccgtatcgctGCTCtgactgtgggaacagttttaatcAAAAGATACatctccaaatacaccagcgcattcacactggagagaaaccgtatcactgctcagactgtgggaagaattttcgTCATCAGAGTCATCTCCTacaacaccaacgcattcacactggaaataAACCATATTATTGCTTTAAATGTGAGAAGAGCTTCATGTATTCAAGAAGTTTGGAGAAACACAATTGCTCTAAGAATAGTTATAAAACTGCTCAGTAA